In Phycisphaerae bacterium, one genomic interval encodes:
- a CDS encoding CpaF family protein — protein MKAGIHRKLVDQLDMTKLAQNASEEIRNQVRQIVTDLCDEADSLLNFAEKQRLVQEILDETFGLGPLESLLADPAVSDILINGPHHVYVERAGRLSLTDVKFKDNGHLLHVIDKIVSPLGRRCDEVSPMVDARLKDGSRVNAIIPPLAIDGPSVSIRRFGKDPITWDDYLRFRSCAPQIVEFLRACVVSGLNIVILGGTGSGKTTLLNNLSSFIPDDERIVTIEDAAELQLRQPHVVRLETRPPNIEGKGRITIRDLLINALRMRPDRIVVGECRGGETLDMLQAMNTGHEGSMTTIHANSTRDAVQRVETMVMMAGFELPSRAIRQQFASAVNVIVQAARLTGGPRKIVSVTEVQGMEGDVVTMQDIFKFEQDGVGPTGKAYGRIVSTGVRPGFLDRIRSAGAVVDNDWFNPRDLVVDEQ, from the coding sequence ATGAAGGCCGGGATCCACCGCAAGCTGGTCGACCAGCTCGACATGACCAAGCTGGCCCAGAACGCCAGCGAGGAGATCCGCAACCAGGTGCGGCAGATCGTCACCGACCTGTGCGACGAGGCCGACTCGCTGCTCAACTTCGCCGAGAAGCAGCGGCTCGTGCAGGAGATCCTGGACGAGACCTTCGGGCTCGGGCCGCTCGAGTCGCTGCTGGCCGACCCGGCGGTATCGGACATCCTGATCAACGGCCCGCACCACGTGTACGTCGAGCGCGCCGGCCGGTTGTCGCTCACCGATGTGAAGTTCAAGGACAATGGCCACCTGCTGCACGTGATCGACAAGATCGTTTCACCGCTCGGCCGGCGCTGCGACGAAGTCTCGCCGATGGTCGACGCGCGCCTCAAGGACGGCAGCCGTGTGAACGCGATCATCCCGCCCCTGGCGATCGACGGACCGTCGGTGTCGATCCGGCGCTTCGGCAAAGACCCCATCACGTGGGACGACTACCTGCGTTTTCGTTCCTGCGCGCCCCAGATCGTCGAGTTTCTGCGGGCCTGCGTCGTCTCCGGCCTCAACATCGTCATCCTCGGCGGCACGGGCTCCGGCAAGACGACCCTGCTGAACAACCTGTCCAGCTTCATCCCGGACGACGAGCGCATCGTCACCATCGAAGACGCGGCCGAACTGCAGCTCCGCCAGCCGCACGTCGTCCGCCTCGAGACGCGCCCCCCCAACATCGAGGGCAAGGGCCGCATCACCATCCGTGACCTGCTGATCAACGCCCTGCGCATGCGCCCCGACCGGATCGTCGTCGGCGAGTGCCGCGGCGGCGAGACGCTGGACATGCTCCAGGCCATGAACACCGGCCACGAGGGCTCAATGACCACGATCCACGCCAACAGCACGCGCGACGCCGTGCAGCGCGTCGAGACGATGGTCATGATGGCCGGCTTCGAGTTGCCCTCGCGGGCCATCCGCCAGCAGTTCGCCTCCGCCGTCAACGTGATCGTGCAGGCCGCCCGCCTGACCGGCGGACCGCGCAAAATCGTGTCGGTCACCGAAGTGCAAGGCATGGAGGGCGACGTCGTCACCATGCAGGACATCTTCAAGTTCGAGCAGGACGGCGTGGGCCCCACCGGGAAGGCTTACGGGCGCATCGTTTCCACCGGCGTACGCCCGGGATTCCTGGACCGGATCCGCTCCGCCGGCGCCGTCGTCGATAACGACTGGTTCAACCCTCGTGATCTAGTGGTCGATGAGCAATAA